A stretch of Pogona vitticeps strain Pit_001003342236 chromosome 5, PviZW2.1, whole genome shotgun sequence DNA encodes these proteins:
- the FGF23 gene encoding fibroblast growth factor 23, translating to MFQETHGNVLRFVLFAVCGWKAASAFPNASPLLNPDWGNTDSLLHLYTSTARNSFHLQINSNGHVDGSPYQTVYSALMIKSEGAGYVVINGVKSGRYLCMDMNGNIFGSHHFSYDDCTFRHWTLENGYDVYQSPKYNYLVSLGKAKQPLFPSMNPPPYSQFLARRNEIPLFQFNTPKPRRHTRDVNADPCGSIISSGSVSKEHLNSQLYIYRSLGSSNTEDRDPNSVILHGRFPSPRTNK from the exons ATGTTCCAGGAGACACATGGCAACGTCCTGAGGTTTGTGCTCTTTGCAGTGTGTGGCTGGAAGGCAGCTTCTGCTTTTCCCAATGCCTCACCCCTGCTCAACCCCGACTGGGGAAACACAGATAGCCTGCTGCACTTGTACACCTCCACAGCAAGAAATAGTTTCCACCTGCAAATTAACTCCAATGGACATGTGGATGGAAGCCCTTATCAAACCGTTTACA GTGCCTTAATGATCAAGTCTGAAGGTGCTGGTTATGTGGTGATAAACGGTGTGAAGAGTGGACGCTACCTTTGCATGGACATGAATGGGAATATATTTGGATCA cATCACTTCAGTTATGACGACTGCACATTCAGACACTGGACCCTTGAAAATGGCTATGATGTTTACCAATCTCCCAAATACAACTATCTTGTTAGCCTTGGAAAAGCTAAACAACCGCTGTTTCCCAGTATGAATCCCCCACCTTACTCCCAGTTCTTGGCCAGAAGGAATGAAATCCCTTTATTTCAATTCAACACACCCAAACCTCGCAGGCATACCAGAGATGTTAATGCTGATCCCTGTGGTAGTATCATATCATCAGGAAGTGTCTCTAAAGAACACCTTAATTCTCAACTGTACATATATCGTAGTTTGGGAAGTTCCAACACAGAAGACAGAGACCCAAACAGTGTGATTCTCCATGGAAGATTTCCAAGTCCTAGGACAAATAAGTGA